AGCGCCTCGAAGGCCGCGGCGAATCGACCGAAGAGATCGATCGCCGCATGATCACCGCCGAGCGCGAACAACAGGAGCGGGAAAAGTTCGATTACGTGATCACCAGCGCTTCCAAAGAAGCAGATTTTGTCGCCTTGCAGGCCATCTGGAAGCAGCTGCAGACTCGTGTGCAAGAGGGCTGAGGGCCACGCCCTTTTCCGCGCCAGCGCAGGTCCAAAAACACCCGCCGCAAAATTTGCGCAGTAATCGGGTTTGCATTCCCGAACCCCAATATGTTGGGGTGATCTTTGCCGCTCGACACAACCTGTGGGAGCCAGCGGCGCCTCTTACCCCGCCACCTTCAGCGTTAACTGTGGAGTTTTGTGTATATGAATCTTGATCCGTCTCTGTCCTCGTCTGTCTCCGAATCCGTCCCTTCTGCCGCCGCGTCGAGTCCTCGTCCGGTGCGTCATGATGCGAATGGGTTGGAAGACTACATCGCGGTGTCCCGTTACGCCCGTTACGACGAACAGAAACGCCGACGCGAGACGTGGGAAGAGGCGGTGGAGCGCGTGCAAAACATGCACCTGAGCCACTACGCCGATCGTTCGCTCCTCGAGGAGGCGGCGACGGCCCTGCGGCGGGGTGAGGTGGATGCGCGCGCGATGGCCAAGCTGGGTTCGCTCGGCTCGCTGCACGACGCGATCCGCGATGCTTTTGGAGCGGTGGCCGGCAAGCGGGTGCTGCCGTCGATGCGCAGCCTGCAGTTTGGCGGCGATGCGATCCTCAACAAGCACACCCGCATCTACAATTGTGCCTTCATGCACATCGACCGGCTGGAGTCCTTCAAGGAGAGCCTCTACCTCCTGCTCTGCGGGTGTGGCGTCGGCTTCTCGGTGCAACAGCAGCACGTGTCCCGCCTCCCGGCTCTGGCGCCGTTGCCGGCGGCCGATGCTCCGATGACCACCTGGGTCGTGGGTGACACCATCGAAGGCTGGGCCGATGCGCTGCACGAGCTCATGTGCTCGGCCGTGGAAGGTCGTCGTGTCCAGTTTGACTACTCCGACATTCGCCCGGCGGGCGCACCGCTGCGCACGTCCGGAGGCAAGGCCCCGGGCCCCGAGCCGCTCATGTATGCGCTCAAGAAGATCGAGACCGTGCTGCATGGCGCTGCCGGTCGCCAGCTCAAGTCGATCGAGGCCTACGACTGCCTCATGTGGGGCGCCAAGGCCGTGCTCTCCGGCGGTATCCGCCGTTCCGCTACGATCTGCCTTTTCTCCGTCGACGACGAGGACATGCGCAATGCCAAGACCGGCAACTGGTTTGAGAAGAACCCGCAACGCTCGGCTTCCAACAACTCCGCGGTGATCGTGCGTTCCGAGGCGACTCGCGAGCAGTTCGATATGCTCTTCGAGGCGCAGAAGCAGTTTGGCGAACCGGGCTTCTATTTCGTCGAAGATGCCGACCACGGCGCCAACCCCTGCGTGGAAATCGGTCTCAATCCGAAGCTTACGGTCACGCCCGACGTCGCCGACCGCCTCCGCGAACTCGGCCACGAGGGTGAGCTCAACGAGGGCGACGTGCTCTCCGGGGTGCAGTTCTGCAACCTCACCACACTGTCCTCCGCCGCCGCTGATTCCCCGGCCAAGTTCTACGAGCTGTGCGCGCAGGCCGCCCTCATCGGCACCCTGCAGGCCGGCTACACCGACTTCCAATACCTCTCGCCGGTTTCCCGCCTCATCACCGAGCGCGAGGCGCTGCTCGGCGTGTCCATCTGCGGCGTGCTTGATCGCCCGGACGTGTTGCTCGACGCCAATGTCCTGCGCCAGGGCGCCGAGGTCGTCAAAGCGGTCAACCTCATCGTCGCTCGCGCGCTCGGTATTCACCCGGCCGCCCGCACCACCTGCGTGAAGCCCGAGGGCACCGCCAGCCTCCTGCTCGGCACCTCCAGCGGCGTGCACCCGCACCACTCACTGCGCTACTTCCGCCGCGTGCAGTCCAACACCCTCTGCCCGGTCTTCCAGCACTTCAAGAAGCACAACCCCCACATGGTGGAGCAGAGTGTTTACGACCCGCACGGCCGCACCGAAGTCATCACCTTCCCGGTCGAAGGGCCGGAGTTTGGCATCTATCGCGAGGATCTCGATGCGCTCACCCACCTCGACTACATCCGCCACGTGCAGACCAACTGGGTGCAGGCGGGCCGTCGTCACGAGAAGCACTCCAAGGGCCTGCATCACAACGTCTCCTGCACCGTCACGGTGAAGCCGGACGAGTGGGACGCCGTCGCCAACATGATCTGGGACAACCGCGATTCCTTCACCGGTGTCGCCCTGCTCCAGGACTGCGGCGACAAGGCCTACGCCCAAGCCCCGCGCGAAGCGGTGAGCACCGCCGCCGACGTCGATCGTTGGAACCGCCTCCAGTATCGCGAAGTGCGCTACACCGACCTCTGCGAGGACGAGGACATCACCGAGCTCAAGCAGGTCATCGCCTGCGCCGGTGGCGCCTGCGAACTCGCCTGATCAGACGAATCCGACCAACGCTTTTGCGGGCCACCACGGTGGCCCGCTTTTTTTTGGTCTTAGCGTAAGCTCTCGCGCAGTGCGCGAGCGAGTTCGGCGCGTTCAAACGGCTTCTGCAGGAAAGTGGTGTAGTCGTCGGTTTCGAGGATGGAGCTGATCGATTCCTGGCTGAAGCCGCTGACAAAAACCACGGGAAGCTCGGGATACTCCGGGCGGATACGGCTCAGCAGTTCGACACCGGTGATGTCGGGCATCGTAAGGTCGAGGAAGATCACACTCAGGTCGGGAGTGGCTTTGATGATGGCGAGGGCCTCGTCGGCTTTGGCCGTGTCGTGGCACTGCAGGCCCAGTTTCTCCAGATGTCGCCGCAACACGAGCCGCACACTGTCTTCGTCGTCGATGATGAGGGCTTGACGACCGGCGGGCGCCACCCAATCGGCCGACCAAGCGGAGGGAGGGGGCGGGGCTTCGCGGACTTTGGAGGCCGGCAGGTAGATGTCGAAACGCGTGCCCACGCCATCGGCCGAGATGACGTTCAGGCCACCGTCATGCAGGCGCAGGACGTTGAAGACGATGGCCAGCCCAAGCCCACGCCCGGTGAATTTGGTGGAGAAGAACGGGTCGAAAATACGGTCGAGCGTCGCACTGGCGATGCCGCAGCCCTCGTCCTCGATGCTGACGCACACCCAACCCTCCGGTGGCTTCAATCCGGTGGGAGGGGCGAGCCGGAGATTGTCGGGCAGGGTGGGCACGGCGCGGCTGGTTATTTCGAGGTTGCCGGCCTTGCCCTCCATGGCTTCGAGGCCATTGAGGACGAGATTGGTAAGGAGTTGTTGGATACGCCCGGCGTGGCCGTCGATCGGGGGCAGGTGCGGGTCGAGGTCCAGCTTCACGTGGATGCCCGCCGGCAGGGAGGGGGGCAGGAGCTTGGCGCTTTGCTCGAGGATGGGGGTGATGTTGATCGGGCGCCGCTCGAAGCCACCGCTTTCGGCGTAGGAGAGCATCTGTTCGCAGAGGTGGGCGGCCCGTCGGCCGGCATCTTTGATCTGGGCCAAATAATCCTTTTCGCGGGCGGGCACGGCGTCGCAATCGGCGATCATCTCGGCGTGGCCCATCATGATCGCGAGCAGGTTATTGAAGTCGTGAGCGATGCCGGCGGCGAGCACCCCCAGGCTCTCGAGGCGCTGGGCTTCCTGCATGCGGCGTTCGCCCATTTGCCGCAGTTGCTCGAGCTCCCATTTTTCGGTGGCATCGCGAAAGATGATGATGGCCCCAGTGACCTTGCCCTCGTCGTTGCGGATGGGCGCCACCGAGTCGTCCACCCGGCGGAGCTCTCCGTCGCGATTCTCAATGGTGTAGTTTTCGTCGAAGTGGAGCAACTCTCCGTCCTCGAGCACGGGTGCGAGCGCGTCTTCCACCAGTTTCTTGTTGGCCCGGAGTTTAAACACCTCGTGGTAGGGGCGGCCGATGGCGGCTTGGCGGGTCCAGCCGGTGACGGCTTCGGCCACTGGGTTGAGGAAGGTGACCCGGCGGTCCAGGTCGACCGTGATGACACCGTCGCCGATGCTGTGCAGGGTGGTGCGCAGCCAGCGTTCCATCTTGCGCAACTGGGAATCGGCGTCGTGGCGGTAGGTGGCAGTCTCGATGGCAGCGCGCAGTTCCTGGTCTTCGAAGGGTTTGACGAGGTAGCCGTAGGGGCTGGTGCGTTTGGCGCGGTCGAGGGTGGCCTGGTCGCTGTGGGCGGTGAGGAAGATGATGGGAATGTCGTGCAGCTGGCGGATGCTGGCGGCGGTGCTGATGCCGTCCTCGCTTCCGGCCAAATGGATATCCATCATGATGAGGTCAGGTTTGCTCTCCTGCACGACGCGGCGGGCGTCTTCGGCGTTGTCGACGGTTTCGATGACCTTGTAGGACTGGCGTTCGAGGGATTCGCGCAGATCTTCAGCTAGAATGGCTTCGTCTTCGACAACGAGGATGCGGATGGGGGCGTTCATGAGGAGGATCGAAAATGGAGTGGGCGGCGGCGTTGGTGCTGCAGGCGTGATTTACACGGACGACACACGTTTGATGGGAGAGGTGGGTTCGTCGGGATGGTCCAGACTCCAGCTGAGCGTAAAGCTGGGGGCGGACCCGGCTGCCGGGAGTTGCAGGTTTACGCGGGCTTGTTTGCTGAGCAGACGAATGAGACGGAAGCCGAGGGTTTTACTGGTTTCGGGATCGAAGCTTGCCGGCAGGGGCGGTCCGTCGTTGCTGAAGTGGAGCGCCGCGCCATCGGCTGGGGAGCGAGTCAGGCGCAGGGTGATGCCCAGCGCAGCCCCGTCCTGACGGCCGTATTTGCAGGCATTGGTCAGGATCTCGTTGGCGATGAGGCCGAGAGGCACCACGGTGTCGGGCGGAAGGGCGATGGGCTCCAGATCCAAGTGGAGGTGGATGGGCCGTTCCGGAGCGGTGAAGGTGCGCACGAGGCTCTGGGCGAGCTGGCGCAGGTAGGTGTCGAGCTCGATGCGGGCCAGGTCGGTGTGGGCGTAGAGCATCTCGTGCACCATGGCCATGGTCTGGATGCGGCGCTGGCTTTCGCGGAAGGGTTCCAGCACGGCTTCGTCGTGAATCTGGTTGGCCTGCAGGTTGAGCAGGCTCTTCACCAGCTGCAGGTTGTTCTTCACGCGGTGGTGGATTTCGCGCAGCAGGACCTCTTTTTCAGCGAGGGAGTCGGTGATACGGTCGAGGTTTTTTTTGCGTTCGGTGATGTCCTCGCAGACGCCCACATAGCCGGTCACCGAGCCCTGGCGATGCAGGGCGGAGGCGGTGGCGTGCACCCAGCGCTGGCTGCCATCGGGGTGCTGGAAACGGAACTCCAGATCGATCTCGGGGCGCAGGATGTCGGCATCCTGCCAAGGGGCCAAAAACGCGTCCCGATCCTCGGGGTGCACGTGATCGCTCCAGCCCAGGCCCTGGGCCTGCTCGGCGTCGAGGGCAGCCATGGTTTGCCATGCGTGATTGGTGTAGACGCAGAGGCCCTGGGGGTCGGTCTCGAAGATGCCGACGGGCAGGGTCTGCGCGAGGGTGCGAAAGCGTTCTTCGCTGGCGGTGAGGGCGAGTCGGGAGCGTTTGGCGGTGTCGATGTCCTGCAGGGTGCCGAAGAGGCGCACGGCTTTGCCGGCCGCAAACTCCGCCTGGCCGACGGCGCGCACCCAACGTTCGCGTCCTGTGGCGGTGATGATGCGCGCTTCGATGTCCCAGGGCGCCCCGGTTTGGGTGGCGTGTTCCACGGCTTCGGTGAGGTGGGCGCGGTCTTCGGGGTGGTAGTAGGCGATGGCCTCCTCGACCTGCACCTCGGTGGTGCCGGGCAGCTCATGCAGTGCGTAGGTTTGTTCGGTCCAGAGCAATTGGTGCTTGGCGATATGGTATTCCCAGCCGCCGATCTCGGCGATGGTCTGGGTGGTGCGGAGCAGTTCGTTGGTTTTGTGGTGTTCGGTGATGTCGAGGTCGCCGCCGACGTAGCCGACCACCTCGCCGTCTCGTTCCACTGCCGTGCCGGTGGAGTGCACCCAGCGGATCTGTCCGTCGGGTCGAACCCAGCGGAATTCATAGACGAAGATGCTGCGCTTTTTTACGGCTTCGAGCCAGGCGGCCAGCATGGGTTCGAGGTCATCAGGATGGACGGCGTCGCGGTAGCCGTGACCCAGTGCCTGCTCAAAACTGAGTCCGGTGATTTCCTGCCACGCGTCGTTGACGTAGTGGCACTCGCCGGCGGAATCCACTTCCCACAGGCCGACGGGCAGGGTGGTGGCAAGCATGCGGTAGCGGGACTCCTCGGCGGCGAGGGCGAGTTGGGTGCGCTTGGAGTCATCGATGTCCTGAAGGAGCCCGCGGATACGGTGCACGCCCCGGTGATCCCGCTCGGGGCGACCGGCGAGGCGCACCCAGCGGCCGGCGGACTTGGGGGCGGATGCGCGTTTAAGTTGGAGCTCGATGTCGAAGTCACGCTGGTCGTCCAGAGCTGTTTGCAGGGCGCGGGCGAGGCGGGCGATGCCTGGCGGGTCGAAGAGGTTAAAGAACTGTTCCCAGGTGAGGCTGTGGGTGGAGGCGAGGGTGGAGATCTGAGTGGTTTCGGCGGCGAGGTGAAACTGCTGGCGAGCGACGTCGTAGTCCCAACTACCCATGCGGGCGAGCCGTTGGGTCTGGTTGAGTTGTTCGAGGTATTGGCGCCGGGGGGTGATGTTGGTGCGGATTGCGATGAAGCTCTCGGGTTTACCCTTGGGCCCGAGCATGGGCACGATGGTGGTATCGACCCAGTAGAGTTCGCCGTCTTTGGTGCGGTTGCAGATCTCGCCGTGCCAGATTTCGCCGTGACTGATGGTCTTCCAGAGGGTCTTGAAGAAGGCCGGGTCGTGTGTCCCGGAATTCAGCAGTCGGTGGTTCTGGCCGATGAGCTCCTCGCGGCGATAGCCGGAGATGCGGCAGAGCATGGCGTTGACCTCGGTGATGGTGCCGCGGCGGTCGGTGATGGCTACGATGGCGTGCTCGTCGAGCGCACGATTGAGCGACTCGAGGCGGGCGAGGGATTGCGCCAGTCGCTTTTGGGCGAGGTGGAGTTCGGAGTTGTCGGTGGCTACGCCGAGGTAGCTGGTGGCCACGCCTTTTTCGTCCCGGATAGCGGTGACTGATAGCAGGACCGGCACACGGGTGCCGTCCTTGCGCAGGTAAGTCCACTCGTGAGTGTTGGGCAGGCCGAGGTCGGCCTTGGCTACGAAGGTCGGAAAACCAACCTGAACGGCAGCGCCGAGTTCGAGGGAAAATTGTTGGGCGCGGGCGGCGACTTCGGCGGGGTCGTGAAAGGCGGCCGGGGTGAGCTTTCCGATCATCTCTTTGCGGGTATAGCCCAGCAGGCGTTCCGCTGCCGGGTTGAAGATGGTGATCGTGCCTGAGAGGTCGGCGGCGATGATCGCGGCGCCGGCATGGTTGAGAACCGCTTCGTGCAGGCGGGAGGCGGCGGTGAGTTTGTCGGTGGCGGCTTGAGCGGCGGCGCTCTTGTGGCGGTAGTTGGCGCTCAGGGTGGCTATGACGACGAACAGCAGCACGTCGATCACGACGCCAGTGGCCGCGATGAGGGCGGGTTGCAGGGTCGTGGTGGCCGTCTCGAAGCGGGCGTTGGTGGAGAATTCGAGGGTCCAGGGCTGGCCGGAAATGTTGATGGTGCGTTGCTCGCGGTAGGAGGCGTCGGTCAGCGCTCCGGCTTCCAAGGAGGCCGCAGCGGCCGTGTCGTGCAGAAAGTTGGCTTCGCCGACGGCCGTTCCGTCGTAGACGCGCACGTCGACCTCGCGGCGGGTGTGGTCGAGGATGCCCTCCATGAGGTTGCGCAGGCGGAAGGGGGCATACACGTAACCGCGGAGAGCGGCGCGCCGCTGGGTGACGTTGGCTGTGGGCATGCCCTCGGTGTAGAGCGGCAGGTAGGTGAGCACGCCGGGTTGCACATCGGTCTCGGTCTCCTGCAGGAGGATGACCTTGCTGGTCATCGCCGGGAGCCCGGTGTCGCGTGCGCGCTCCATGGCGGCCCGGCGCACCGGGTGCGAGAACATGTCGTAGCCGAAGGCGCGGCGGTTTCGGCGGTCGAAGGGTTCGAGAAATTCGATCGAGGTGTAGATCTCGCGCGGCCCCACCGGGCTGATGGCGAAGTCGGGAAAGCCTTCGTCGCGCAGCCGTTGCTCAAAGGCCGGCACGTCCTGCGGGGCCACCTGGCGGGCGAAGCCGATGCCTTGGATACCGGGGAAATAGTCCTCCACGCGGAGTGTCGCTACATAGTCGCGCCACTCCGCCCGGGTGACCTCGCCGGACGCGTTGAAAAGGCCCACCCCGCCGCGCAAGACCTGCTCGTATTCGAGCATGCGCTTCTCAATGAGATCCGCGGCTTCGTTGGCCGAGAAGGCGAAACGCTCTTCAGCGCGACGCTCAGCATAGCCGTTGGACACCCGCCACCCCACATAGGTCACAACGAGAGATGTGCACAAAATGACCCAAGCGGTCGTAGGATGGTGGAGAATCCGGCGCAGCACGGCGGCGAGGTAACAGAGCGAAAGAGTGGGAAGCTTGGTCCGGCAAATGCAAGTGGCTTGCCCGCTCTGGAGGCAAGGGACCGTAATTCGCTATCGGTGTAAAGCTTGCGGGCTTGAGCGGGAAACTCCGGCGCGCGCACACGGCGGCGCCGGGCGTGCCGCTGGCGCCGCCGTGCGCGGGTAGACTGTGGCGGTGGAGCGGGGGGCGGCCGTTAGCGCCGGGCTCAGCTGGTCGGCTCGGGGCCGGGGGCGAAGCCGTCGACGGTCGCGGCGTCGCGGTGGTATTCGCCCGTGCGGGTGGTGCCGTCGCGGGTGTTGTAGAGCTCGATCACCCGCAGCAGTTCCGACAACGATACCTGCGCGTCACGATCGTAGTCGGCCGAGTGGTAGCTGCTCAGACTGGCGGGCGCATCCAGGACGGTGGTCGGATCGGGGGCAAAGCCGTCGGTCGTGCCGGCGTCGACCAGGTAGCGGCCGGTGCGGGTGGTGCCGTTGCGGGTGTTGTAGAGCTCGATGACGCGCAGGAGCTCAGAGAGGTCGATCTGGTTGTTCTGATCGTAGTCGGCGCTGTGGAAACCGAGCGCGGTGGTCGCATCGACGGCGCTCAGCTCGTCGAGACGCAGGGAAACGGCGGCGGTGCCATCGAGTTGGCCGCCGGAAAGGCGCACGATTTCGACCGCGGCGGGGTCGAAGCTCGGGTCGGCCGTCCAAGCCACCACGGCGGGCAGGCTGGTGACGGCGATGGCGGCGTAGGCGGAGTTGCCAGCGGTGTCGAACAGGCGGAGCTCGACGGAGGTCGCGGCATTGTCGGGCAGCGTGCTGGCTTGGAGGGAGAGGGCGTTGTAGGCGCTCAGATCCAAGGGCGCGGACGAAAAGTGGAGCTCGAGGAACGAGTCGGCGTCGTTGAGGACGCCGGTGCCGGTGATGTCGTAGGTGCCGCTGCCTTGGGCAAAGCTGCTGGCCGGGGCGGTCGTGCCCGTGATCGAGCCGCTCGCCTCCCAGGTGCCGGCGAAGTAGGCGTCGCTGGCGCTCAGGTCATCGAAGGACTCCAGGGTGGATTGAGCGGAGAGCGCGGTGGCGGCGATCAGCCAGGCACCACCGCAGAGAAGCGAAGAGAGGGAGCGTTGCCGGTGTTGCATGGCGTCAGAGGGAATAGGGGAGCGGAAGGACCAACGGCGTGGAGCCGGTGACGCCGCTGCGCTTGATGATGCGAATGGGAGTGCCGGCCGGAATCACGACCGCACCGCGGTTGGTGGTCGCGCCGGGAGCGCGGACCCATTGGCTGCCGTCGTGGTAGTAGTTGACCCAGGAGGCGCCGGTGGCGACGGCGAGCAGATCGGCCTGATCGACGTCGGAATTGCTGGCCCAGCCCGCGAGGTGCGTCTGCAGCGCCAGACCATCGAGCGTCACATCGAGCGGGAAGCCGGTGTGAGTGAAGGTGGTGCCGAGGTCGGCCACCGGGATGTTGGTGGCGGTGACGGGCGCGGCACCGGCGAGGGTCAGGGTGAAGGCGTCGGCCTTGCGCACCACTGCGATCATGCCGTTGGGCGGGAGGCGCGTGGCGCCAGCATCGTCGGTCGCGCCGGTGGTGAGCTGCCATTGGCCGGCCGTGGTGTTGTAGTAGTAACTC
This portion of the Actomonas aquatica genome encodes:
- a CDS encoding recombinase, with product MNLDPSLSSSVSESVPSAAASSPRPVRHDANGLEDYIAVSRYARYDEQKRRRETWEEAVERVQNMHLSHYADRSLLEEAATALRRGEVDARAMAKLGSLGSLHDAIRDAFGAVAGKRVLPSMRSLQFGGDAILNKHTRIYNCAFMHIDRLESFKESLYLLLCGCGVGFSVQQQHVSRLPALAPLPAADAPMTTWVVGDTIEGWADALHELMCSAVEGRRVQFDYSDIRPAGAPLRTSGGKAPGPEPLMYALKKIETVLHGAAGRQLKSIEAYDCLMWGAKAVLSGGIRRSATICLFSVDDEDMRNAKTGNWFEKNPQRSASNNSAVIVRSEATREQFDMLFEAQKQFGEPGFYFVEDADHGANPCVEIGLNPKLTVTPDVADRLRELGHEGELNEGDVLSGVQFCNLTTLSSAAADSPAKFYELCAQAALIGTLQAGYTDFQYLSPVSRLITEREALLGVSICGVLDRPDVLLDANVLRQGAEVVKAVNLIVARALGIHPAARTTCVKPEGTASLLLGTSSGVHPHHSLRYFRRVQSNTLCPVFQHFKKHNPHMVEQSVYDPHGRTEVITFPVEGPEFGIYREDLDALTHLDYIRHVQTNWVQAGRRHEKHSKGLHHNVSCTVTVKPDEWDAVANMIWDNRDSFTGVALLQDCGDKAYAQAPREAVSTAADVDRWNRLQYREVRYTDLCEDEDITELKQVIACAGGACELA
- a CDS encoding ATP-binding response regulator, with translation MNAPIRILVVEDEAILAEDLRESLERQSYKVIETVDNAEDARRVVQESKPDLIMMDIHLAGSEDGISTAASIRQLHDIPIIFLTAHSDQATLDRAKRTSPYGYLVKPFEDQELRAAIETATYRHDADSQLRKMERWLRTTLHSIGDGVITVDLDRRVTFLNPVAEAVTGWTRQAAIGRPYHEVFKLRANKKLVEDALAPVLEDGELLHFDENYTIENRDGELRRVDDSVAPIRNDEGKVTGAIIIFRDATEKWELEQLRQMGERRMQEAQRLESLGVLAAGIAHDFNNLLAIMMGHAEMIADCDAVPAREKDYLAQIKDAGRRAAHLCEQMLSYAESGGFERRPINITPILEQSAKLLPPSLPAGIHVKLDLDPHLPPIDGHAGRIQQLLTNLVLNGLEAMEGKAGNLEITSRAVPTLPDNLRLAPPTGLKPPEGWVCVSIEDEGCGIASATLDRIFDPFFSTKFTGRGLGLAIVFNVLRLHDGGLNVISADGVGTRFDIYLPASKVREAPPPPSAWSADWVAPAGRQALIIDDEDSVRLVLRRHLEKLGLQCHDTAKADEALAIIKATPDLSVIFLDLTMPDITGVELLSRIRPEYPELPVVFVSGFSQESISSILETDDYTTFLQKPFERAELARALRESLR
- a CDS encoding PAS domain S-box protein, with amino-acid sequence MCTSLVVTYVGWRVSNGYAERRAEERFAFSANEAADLIEKRMLEYEQVLRGGVGLFNASGEVTRAEWRDYVATLRVEDYFPGIQGIGFARQVAPQDVPAFEQRLRDEGFPDFAISPVGPREIYTSIEFLEPFDRRNRRAFGYDMFSHPVRRAAMERARDTGLPAMTSKVILLQETETDVQPGVLTYLPLYTEGMPTANVTQRRAALRGYVYAPFRLRNLMEGILDHTRREVDVRVYDGTAVGEANFLHDTAAAASLEAGALTDASYREQRTINISGQPWTLEFSTNARFETATTTLQPALIAATGVVIDVLLFVVIATLSANYRHKSAAAQAATDKLTAASRLHEAVLNHAGAAIIAADLSGTITIFNPAAERLLGYTRKEMIGKLTPAAFHDPAEVAARAQQFSLELGAAVQVGFPTFVAKADLGLPNTHEWTYLRKDGTRVPVLLSVTAIRDEKGVATSYLGVATDNSELHLAQKRLAQSLARLESLNRALDEHAIVAITDRRGTITEVNAMLCRISGYRREELIGQNHRLLNSGTHDPAFFKTLWKTISHGEIWHGEICNRTKDGELYWVDTTIVPMLGPKGKPESFIAIRTNITPRRQYLEQLNQTQRLARMGSWDYDVARQQFHLAAETTQISTLASTHSLTWEQFFNLFDPPGIARLARALQTALDDQRDFDIELQLKRASAPKSAGRWVRLAGRPERDHRGVHRIRGLLQDIDDSKRTQLALAAEESRYRMLATTLPVGLWEVDSAGECHYVNDAWQEITGLSFEQALGHGYRDAVHPDDLEPMLAAWLEAVKKRSIFVYEFRWVRPDGQIRWVHSTGTAVERDGEVVGYVGGDLDITEHHKTNELLRTTQTIAEIGGWEYHIAKHQLLWTEQTYALHELPGTTEVQVEEAIAYYHPEDRAHLTEAVEHATQTGAPWDIEARIITATGRERWVRAVGQAEFAAGKAVRLFGTLQDIDTAKRSRLALTASEERFRTLAQTLPVGIFETDPQGLCVYTNHAWQTMAALDAEQAQGLGWSDHVHPEDRDAFLAPWQDADILRPEIDLEFRFQHPDGSQRWVHATASALHRQGSVTGYVGVCEDITERKKNLDRITDSLAEKEVLLREIHHRVKNNLQLVKSLLNLQANQIHDEAVLEPFRESQRRIQTMAMVHEMLYAHTDLARIELDTYLRQLAQSLVRTFTAPERPIHLHLDLEPIALPPDTVVPLGLIANEILTNACKYGRQDGAALGITLRLTRSPADGAALHFSNDGPPLPASFDPETSKTLGFRLIRLLSKQARVNLQLPAAGSAPSFTLSWSLDHPDEPTSPIKRVSSV